The Brevibacterium atlanticum genome segment AAGCTCGCTACAGTCGGACCCGCCGCCAATAGAACCGGATTTACCTAGAAACGTTTCACGTGAAACGTCCCGGTGAACGGCATGCAATGAAAACTCATTGCCTTGCGAGTCCGTTTCCGGTCTAGTAGCCCAGGACAACAGACACGATTCGATTGCGACCACATAACGAAGCTCTTCGTTGAACTCGACCGCCGCACCTCCAATTCCACTATCAAAAGGCAGCAAGGGGGAGGTATGTTTCACGTGAAACATGGCAGAGGTGGTCTCCTGAACGGCCCAGGAGGCACAATCAACGAGGGCTACAAAGAACAACGGTGACATATGTTCCTCAACCGGTACAAGCGCCGACCGTCTCCAGATGATCGTTTCACGTGAAACCAGCACAATCTCAACGTTAATCCGAGCCGCGTATTCTCTGCAAGAGATCCATCACTATGTCGCGTATCCTGCGAACCGACCGAGATGCACATTAACCGCAATGTCGAATCTCGTTCGTCCTCGCCGCCCAATAGCTCAGACACATCGTCACAATTGATAGGCAAGACGATACGACAACGACAGCTGGTCCAACCGCCCGCCACGTGGCCGCCCAGGAGCGGCCCATGCATCGCAAGACAGGTCCGGGAGCAGGCAGCTGGCAGGTACTGACCGTCGCTGCACAAAGGCTCACCCCATCGACAACCGCGGAGTCGGCACCGCCTCAAGGTTAAACGACCTCGAACGCACCGGAGGCCTATCTATATTGCCGCGCACGTACCCTAGGCAATTGTTTCACGTGAAACCTCAAGACACGGGGGAAAAGGCATCCTCCTGGATTGCCAAACGATTCCCCACCAAACACAACGAACTTTCCCGTTTTCCTTCTCATAACCATGGAAACGTTTCACATGAAACACCTCTTCACAAAACACAAACGTCGCTATGAGGTAAGAAACCTAACGGCACAGCGAGGACAGTCCCATTGCGGGCACGGTTGCAATTGAAACGACCACAGCAACAGGCTGACGGTCGACGACCCAATCAGTTCCCACCCAATGACATCGAGCACTGGTTCCGCGCATCCAACACAAATATGAACTGTGTCGGTGGATTCAACCACCCTAAGACGCACTCTGACCAAAACGCGCAGCGCCGACCAACAGCCGCAGATCTTTCAACCTATGCAAAAGGGCCCCGGCAACCAACGTAACCGAGGCCCTCAAGGGGTAACTACTATGAACTCACAAACTATCAGTCGGAACTGGGTTCGCCGATCCCCAACAGACCGAGAATGCGATCGAGATCCTCTTGGTTAGCGAACTCGACGCTCAGCTTGCCCTTCTTCTTACCCACAGAAATATTGACCTTCGTGTCCAAACGGTCACCGAGACGTTCGGCTACCGCCAAGAACTCCGGCGCAACCTTCGATGTTGCACGTGAAACATTGATCGAATCGCCGCGATTCAGGAGGACCACTGCCTCTTCCGACGCTCTGACCGAAAGCCCTTCCGCAACGATTCGCTGCGCCAGTACTTCCATATGCTCCGGATCGCGTAGGCCGAGAATGGCCCGCGCATGACCAGCCGAGATCACGCCGGCCGCAACACGGCGCTGCACCAAGGGTGGCAGACGCAGAAGACGAAGGGTATTGGAGATCTGAGGGCGGGATCGACCGATACGCTCGGAGAGTTCCTCCTGGGTGCACCCGAAGTCCTCAAGCAGCTGACCATACGCCGCAGCTTCTTCCAAGGGATTCAGCTCCGCCCGGTGAAGATTCTCAAGCAGCGCATCGCGAAGAAGATCAGTGTCTTCGACATACCGGATGATCGCAGGGATCGTCGACAACCCCGCGTCCTTTGTCGCTCGCAGGCGTCGTTCACCCATGATGAGCTCAAAGCGACTGCGGTCGCTGGGCTTCTGTCGAACGACAACGGGCTGCAGGACGCCGATTTCGCGAATGCTGTGGACGAGTTCAGCGAGCAGATCCTCGTCAAAGACAGTACGGGGCTGCCGCGGGTTTGCATCAATGAGGTGGACGTCGATCTCGCCGAATTCGGTATCCGGGATCGACTCGACACCGTCATACTGCTCATCAGAGTCCGTTGAAGTACCCGCCGCGCCGTCATCGTCTTCGCCGGCGTCTCCAGCAGCTGAGACTGAGTACGCGGAGGTCGAAGCAGCAGAGCCCGCTGAATCCGAGTCAGTATCCGTATCGACATCACCGCCGACCGATACTGCGTCCGTAGTATTGGCGTTAGTGGATCCGGCCGAGGCTTCAGCGTTGTCGTCGAACGCTGACGATGCGTTCGTTGCGTCATCGTCCTTGTCGTAGCCTGATGACGTGTACACACCCGGATGAGTCTCTCGCACCTCCTCCTGCACTTCGGGAACGGCCGTAGAAGGGGCTTGAGAGCCTGAGTGAGCCCCGTTATCGGTCGTCATGTCCTCATCCGCCAACGGAGCCGTCGGGGCCGCAGATTCGGGCTCTGGCGCTCGTTTCGCTGGAGCAGAGCGCTTCGTTGTGGAAGAAGCCGTTGAGGGTGCCTTGGCACCGCCCGACGTCGCAGCCTTCGAGGAAGTCGAAGACGTGCCCCGGCTCGTCGATGAGGGAGGGGACTTCGTTCCATCAGTCTTCGAACTGGCTGTCTTGGTGCTCGTGGTCTTTCCCGTCGTCGAAGTGGATGCCGAGCGAGAAGCAGCATTCTTCGAGGCGCCGGTGTCCGATGCCCTGGTCTTCGATGCCCCCGCCTTTGACGCACCAGCCTTCGATGCGCTGGACTTCGCGGAGGTCGTACGTGTCTTCGCCGATGTCGAGTCGGAGTTGGCCGATGTTGACCCGGAGGTCTTGGCGCTGCCGGTGGATTTCTTCGTCGCGGCAGCGCTCTTCGCCGTACCCGTGGCCTTTTCGGTACTCGCAGTCTTAGCCGTGCTGCCCGCTTTCGTCTTGCGACGACGGGACGACTGCATCGACGCAGCCGGATCATTGCGAGCGGACCGCGAACTCTTCTGCGCCTGCTCGCCCTCCCGTTCGGTCTCGCCTCCGGAGAAGAAGACGTCCACGGGACGCTCGCTGGAGTTCGCGTCTGGAATCAGGGCTCCGAGTCCTCGACCCAGACCCCGTTTCTTGCGTTCAGCCACGACTTACTCCTCGATTCGCAATTTCCTCGGCGGCCTCACGGTAGGAGAGCGCACCGCTCGAATGTGGGTCATATGAGATGACGGTCTGCCCGTAGCTCGGCGCCTCCGAGATCCTCACCGATCGCGGTATCGCCGTTCCGAGGACCTGTTCCGGGAAATGCGTGCGGACATCTTCGGCCACCTGCGCGCTGAGGTTCGTCCGTCCGTCGTACATCGTCAGCAGGATGGTGGTGATCGCGAGTTCAGGGTTGAGATGCTTCTGAATGAG includes the following:
- a CDS encoding ParB/RepB/Spo0J family partition protein, whose protein sequence is MTTDNGAHSGSQAPSTAVPEVQEEVRETHPGVYTSSGYDKDDDATNASSAFDDNAEASAGSTNANTTDAVSVGGDVDTDTDSDSAGSAASTSAYSVSAAGDAGEDDDGAAGTSTDSDEQYDGVESIPDTEFGEIDVHLIDANPRQPRTVFDEDLLAELVHSIREIGVLQPVVVRQKPSDRSRFELIMGERRLRATKDAGLSTIPAIIRYVEDTDLLRDALLENLHRAELNPLEEAAAYGQLLEDFGCTQEELSERIGRSRPQISNTLRLLRLPPLVQRRVAAGVISAGHARAILGLRDPEHMEVLAQRIVAEGLSVRASEEAVVLLNRGDSINVSRATSKVAPEFLAVAERLGDRLDTKVNISVGKKKGKLSVEFANQEDLDRILGLLGIGEPSSD